One stretch of Lacrimispora sphenoides DNA includes these proteins:
- a CDS encoding RidA family protein codes for MANIYTYNHGLPWEDEHGIAQGYCVNGTLYISGQFSHDIQGTFVGEGDIEIQTRQTLENLDRVLAGFGAARSSIAEMEIFLTDPQEHFEKCIRIFKEYVGDHRPAGTLVGVSGMAFPDQLIEIRAIAHIS; via the coding sequence ATGGCTAATATTTATACCTACAACCACGGTCTTCCATGGGAAGACGAACACGGCATCGCCCAAGGCTACTGCGTTAACGGCACTCTATATATTTCGGGTCAATTCTCCCATGATATACAGGGCACGTTTGTTGGAGAGGGCGATATCGAGATACAGACAAGACAAACGCTGGAGAATCTTGACCGCGTACTGGCAGGATTTGGCGCTGCCAGATCGAGCATCGCAGAGATGGAGATTTTTCTGACTGACCCTCAAGAACATTTTGAAAAGTGCATTCGTATTTTCAAGGAGTATGTGGGTGATCATCGACCAGCCGGCACCCTAGTCGGTGTGTCAGGCATGGCCTTCCCTGACCAGCTGATTGAAATTCGTGCTATAGCACATATTAGCTAA
- a CDS encoding winged helix-turn-helix transcriptional regulator: MGMADFNGEVKNIQDTPFGYTISVIGGKWKMVIIYLLAENQPIRFNELKRQLGTITFKVLSSQLKELEADGLVNRKEFPQIPPKVEYSLTDKAETLLPVLEEMCEWGGKNRNN; encoded by the coding sequence ATGGGCATGGCGGATTTTAATGGTGAAGTTAAAAATATTCAGGATACACCTTTTGGTTATACAATATCAGTGATTGGCGGTAAATGGAAAATGGTTATTATATACCTTTTAGCCGAAAATCAACCGATTCGCTTTAATGAACTGAAAAGACAATTAGGTACTATTACTTTTAAAGTATTGAGTTCTCAATTAAAAGAATTGGAGGCGGATGGACTGGTGAACCGAAAAGAGTTTCCTCAGATCCCTCCTAAAGTAGAGTACAGTCTGACAGATAAAGCAGAAACTCTATTACCCGTTTTGGAAGAGATGTGTGAGTGGGGAGGTAAAAATCGAAATAATTAA